In one window of Pseudanabaena sp. BC1403 DNA:
- a CDS encoding esterase-like activity of phytase family protein: MALNSGDIAFVSFNADEDGWSIVTFVDIDPNTTVYFTDNEAISPTAFNTGESYFQWTSGSSLISAGTVIRFSAVDNATSLAASVGTLSRATVSGSANYGLSASGDVIYAFLGSSASAPTKILTAVSTGDTVTSGDPITNAGLTVGVNAILLRTSADYGEYAGARAGQSSIANYKSLVFNAANWTVDQTDGIYTATVPNTTNFAIATDLPTVNLSVSSSSGSEAGQTVITVTATASNAVTGDQNVTVAVNGLGITTGDYTLSNNVITIANGATTGSITFTVVDDVLAEGTETAILSISNPSSGIALGSTTSLNLTITDNDVVVVPSVRIHDIQGAGHISTYAGQAVTGVEGIVTAIASNGFYLQDPNPDANDATSEGIFVFTSSAPTVLVGDSLLVNGTVSEFRPGGSANNLTVTQIVSPVITKLSIGNALPAATILGNGGRTIPTQIISNDAASGNVENAGTVFDPAQDGIDFYESLEGMLVQVNNPVATSPTAKFGTSEEIWVLADNGANATSRTSRSSSLITASDFNPERIQIDDLNNSSILLPDVNVGAQFGSITGVVNYDFNNYEVLVSSAPTVVQPSTLQKEVTNLTSSATQLTVATFNVENLDPSDTTFNAIASAIVANMKSPDIINLEEIQDNNGATNNGMVDANITLQTLINAIAAAGGPTYEYRQINPVNNQDGGEPGGNIRVAFLFNPNRVNFVEGSLQRLTDSNLTDGDAFASSRKPLVGKFVFNGQEVTVIGNHFNSKGGDQPLFGPNQPPTLNSEVQRNQQATIVKDFVQGLLATNPNANVVVAGDLNDFEFSSPLSILESSGLNTLVETLPANERYTYNFQGNAQTLDHILASNNLSSKLDGFDVVHINSEFADQISDHDPIVARFNLPTIPDPNAPFRMQILHASDFEGGIPAIDDAVRFSAVLNRLRTDPNLPSSITQNTLTLSSGDNYIPGAFFNASSDLSLNGVGGLGTNSAPVIGRGDIGILNAFGIQASALGNHEFDLGVRQVRDVIRTGSGNPGTAFPYLSTNLNFSPEITAGNLGTSDLATNQTTAEASTIKGKLAKSTVITLAGNDGVAGNADDQRIGIVGATTPTLANISSSGSIGISPSNPTDYDALAAEIQATVNILKAQGINKIILLSHMQQFNIERDELAPRLRDVDIILAGGSNTLLSDSNDVLRSGDASDGVYPVVRTGADGNPVLVANTDGNYKYVGRLVTEFDSNGILNVNSLNSSINGAYATDEAGVDRVYGTDVNPRDVANPNVVAITDGIRNVIATKDNLIVGKSSVFLNGTRDDVRTQETNFGNLTADANLWLAKQIDPTVVISLKNGGGIRDNIGVVSASSGAVNSDDIQKLPTQPNPLAPNKQTGDVSQLDVENSLRFNNGLSLITVTAQQLQWVIEHAVAGTRPGSTPGQFPQVGGLKFSFDPTKTAIAFNSSTGEVTTQGSRVQNLVVLNDDGSIKDVIVRDGVLVGDASRTFRMVTLNFLAGTSSTGGLGGDNYPFPKFVRDNAAIANRVDLRGESIDLNGNGVVDPALALAAGKFTFAAAGSEQDAFAEYLGDQFSTNPFNATDVAANLDTRIQNLSVRQDQVLTQVTNYEFTNLPTLGTASNGQQISLGGFSGLYFQGLADNGNLKFVTNTDRGPNGDPTGANRPFYLPNFQPEIVSFELNRTTGEITITNRTGLFRPDGTTPLTGLPNLQAGTNGTAYTDEIAVDLNGNVLPNDPLGADLEGIAVAANGDYWMVDEYRPAIYHFDVNGKLLDRFIPQGTATAPNPDAPAGTFGTEALPSVYAQRRNNRGFEAVALEGNKLYAFIQSAIDNPDNAGDTTSRNSRNLRILEFDTVSKAVIGEYIYLLDSISASGNAKTDKLGDAVSLGNGKFAVVERDDLATSASNKLIYQIDLGAATNIYNASFTFPAGKTAIEQLTPAELASAGINVVSKSLIANAAQYGYTGVEKLEGLALIGPNQLALINDNDFNVSGNTPTEKLGILELSKTLPVSAIDFSGANYIVTEGNGSTTVTVRITRTGDVSGTSTVELQLNDGTATGSVIPPTFAQTQGASSSATPYLVPTAAGVSFTSILTAGDSIGGYRMAGIPDGLGSYDNGDGTFTVLMNHEIPNTGGVNRDHGSKGAFVSKWVINKSDLSVVSGDDLIQNVNTWNGSNFVQGTTAFSRFCSADLAPVSAFYNSATGLGTQERIFLNGEESGPESRAFGHIATGLNAGTTYQLPYLGKFSWENAVASITASDKTVVAGMDDSTGGQVYFYVGNKTNTGTEIDKAGLNNGKLFGIKVDGLTSETNATTLASGTRFALADLGSVENTTGAALETASNAAGATNFLRPEDGAWDPSNPKDFYFTTTNSFTGPSRLWRLRFDDPTNPESGGTVEMVLDGTEGHKMFDNFTIDRYGHILLQEDIGGQDALGKIWQYDIATDKLTQIAQHDPSRFVPGAANFLTRDEESSGIIDAQDILGAGWFLLDVQAHYSIPGELYEGGQLLAFFNPDTYKASLLDYNNKPITVTFAAGETFKDVQIPIVGDTNPEGNETINLSLKNPSSGTLIGINQPKAVLTILNDDVNNAPVLTGTPATLAAGKEDTTYKILAADLLAGFTDANGDVLSVSGLTATNGTLIDNRDRTYSFTPNANFNGTVNLSYNVVDGKGGSIAATQTIAIAAVNDAPVGTVSISDTTPTETQTLVASNLFTDVDGLTNAVFNYQWQQSDVGGGVTFTNIVGATNSTFTPTQAQVNRQLRVVMSYTDDQGTVETLTSAPTIVTGDFYVGTSSVNAFTGTNGQDIIAGLGNNDILNGLDGDDIFRYTIGDGKDIVDGGAGNDTLNILGTDNSESLSVVFNGTPVSIIAGGTVTNVESVTVDLLGGIDTLFYGSTTADLTINLNTGVASGFTAIANIENVTGGFGNDIITGNSGNNTLRGEFGNDILDGGLGADILIGGAGNDTYIVDNINDTISDSSGTDTVLSSIDWTFAGSTLENLTLTGNSDINGTGNGLQNAIVGNSGNNILNGGSNADSLTGGAGNDTYIVDNVGDVVNELANEGTDTILSSVTRTLEANVENLTLTGGSTINGTGNDLNNIITGNSRNNILDGGVGADALIGGLGNDTYIIDNLGDSITEELNQGTDLVRSNVSWTLGENLENLTLTGSANINGTGNSVNNVITGNDGNNILSGGFGNDSLTGGLGADVLVGGFGNDTLFLGLNDGATDRVVYNLGDDSDVVNQFLRGVGGDLLQFNNIAAIDVRTVGGNTQFRLGDGVTGNGNFGNGSLLLTLNGVTGFASSNINDNILAGSTPTTFNFS; this comes from the coding sequence ATGGCACTAAATTCTGGCGATATTGCATTTGTATCTTTTAACGCTGATGAAGATGGATGGTCAATTGTCACGTTTGTTGACATAGACCCAAATACAACCGTTTATTTCACTGACAACGAAGCTATTAGCCCGACAGCATTTAACACTGGTGAATCTTATTTTCAGTGGACATCAGGATCTAGTTTGATAAGTGCTGGAACAGTGATACGTTTTAGCGCAGTTGACAATGCAACTTCACTTGCCGCTTCAGTCGGAACGCTCTCGCGAGCTACAGTCTCTGGCAGTGCGAATTATGGACTCTCTGCTAGTGGCGATGTTATCTATGCTTTTCTCGGTTCAAGTGCGAGTGCTCCCACTAAAATCTTAACTGCTGTATCGACGGGAGACACAGTAACCTCAGGCGATCCAATTACAAATGCAGGATTGACAGTTGGAGTTAACGCAATACTATTAAGAACAAGTGCTGACTATGGTGAATATGCTGGCGCTAGGGCTGGGCAATCCAGCATCGCAAACTACAAATCCCTAGTCTTTAATGCTGCTAACTGGACAGTCGATCAAACTGATGGTATTTACACTGCGACTGTTCCCAATACAACAAATTTTGCGATCGCTACTGACCTTCCTACAGTTAACCTGTCTGTGAGTTCCAGCAGTGGGTCAGAAGCAGGTCAAACTGTAATCACTGTCACTGCTACCGCTTCTAATGCAGTTACTGGAGATCAAAATGTTACCGTTGCTGTGAATGGACTTGGTATTACTACAGGTGACTATACGCTCAGTAATAATGTCATCACGATTGCAAATGGAGCTACCACAGGATCTATCACTTTTACAGTAGTAGATGATGTCTTGGCTGAAGGCACAGAAACTGCCATATTAAGCATTAGCAATCCATCTTCAGGAATTGCTTTGGGTAGCACTACTTCTTTAAATCTCACCATCACCGACAACGATGTTGTAGTTGTGCCCAGTGTGCGTATTCACGACATTCAAGGTGCGGGACATATTTCCACCTATGCGGGGCAAGCAGTGACAGGTGTTGAAGGTATCGTCACCGCGATCGCATCAAATGGTTTCTACTTGCAAGACCCCAATCCCGATGCGAATGATGCTACTTCTGAAGGCATTTTTGTATTTACATCTTCTGCTCCAACTGTACTTGTAGGAGATTCTTTACTAGTTAACGGAACCGTATCTGAGTTTCGTCCTGGAGGTTCAGCTAACAACCTTACTGTCACTCAAATTGTCAGCCCAGTAATTACAAAGCTTTCCATCGGCAATGCTTTACCCGCAGCAACGATTCTTGGCAATGGCGGACGCACAATTCCCACCCAGATTATTTCCAATGATGCTGCTAGCGGCAATGTGGAAAATGCTGGCACAGTCTTCGATCCCGCTCAAGATGGCATCGACTTTTACGAAAGTCTTGAAGGTATGTTGGTTCAGGTAAATAATCCAGTTGCGACCTCACCCACGGCAAAATTTGGCACATCCGAAGAAATCTGGGTATTAGCAGACAATGGTGCTAATGCTACCAGTCGCACTAGCCGAAGCAGCAGCTTGATTACAGCGAGCGACTTCAATCCAGAGCGAATTCAAATCGACGATCTAAACAATTCCTCTATATTATTGCCTGATGTGAATGTCGGCGCTCAGTTTGGCTCGATTACAGGTGTAGTCAACTACGACTTCAATAACTACGAAGTTTTGGTTTCATCTGCGCCAACGGTAGTACAACCATCGACTTTACAAAAAGAGGTCACCAACCTTACGAGTAGTGCTACACAATTGACAGTAGCAACCTTCAATGTGGAAAACCTCGATCCAAGCGATACGACATTTAATGCGATCGCGAGTGCAATTGTCGCCAATATGAAGTCCCCCGACATCATTAATCTCGAAGAGATTCAGGACAACAATGGCGCAACTAACAATGGGATGGTTGATGCAAATATAACTCTGCAAACGCTAATTAATGCGATCGCTGCCGCAGGTGGTCCTACCTATGAATATCGTCAAATTAACCCAGTCAACAATCAAGATGGTGGCGAGCCTGGTGGCAATATCCGCGTAGCGTTCCTGTTTAATCCCAATCGCGTGAATTTTGTTGAAGGTTCATTACAACGCTTGACCGATAGCAATCTGACTGATGGTGACGCTTTCGCTAGTAGCCGCAAACCGCTCGTGGGCAAATTTGTCTTCAATGGACAGGAAGTAACCGTCATCGGTAATCACTTCAATTCCAAAGGTGGCGATCAACCTCTATTTGGACCCAATCAACCACCGACACTAAACAGCGAAGTACAACGCAACCAGCAAGCCACCATCGTCAAAGACTTCGTACAAGGACTGTTGGCAACCAACCCCAATGCTAATGTCGTGGTAGCAGGAGACTTGAATGATTTCGAGTTCTCTAGTCCCCTCAGCATTTTGGAAAGTAGTGGGTTGAATACTTTAGTCGAAACTCTGCCAGCTAACGAGCGCTATACCTACAACTTCCAAGGCAACGCACAGACATTGGATCACATTCTAGCTAGCAACAATCTCAGCAGCAAACTCGATGGGTTTGATGTGGTTCATATTAACTCTGAGTTTGCCGATCAAATTAGCGACCACGATCCTATTGTGGCAAGGTTTAATCTGCCAACAATCCCCGATCCTAATGCGCCTTTCAGAATGCAAATTCTTCATGCTTCCGATTTTGAAGGTGGAATTCCAGCGATCGATGATGCAGTGAGATTTTCTGCGGTTCTGAATCGTTTAAGAACTGATCCTAACTTGCCAAGTAGTATCACTCAAAATACCCTGACATTATCCTCTGGCGACAATTACATCCCTGGTGCTTTTTTCAATGCTTCCAGTGATCTTAGTCTCAATGGTGTGGGCGGATTAGGAACAAACTCTGCGCCAGTAATTGGTCGTGGTGACATTGGCATTCTCAATGCTTTTGGAATTCAAGCATCTGCCTTGGGTAATCACGAGTTTGATTTGGGAGTAAGGCAAGTTCGCGACGTTATCCGCACGGGCAGCGGTAATCCTGGCACAGCGTTCCCCTATCTCAGCACCAACCTGAACTTCAGTCCCGAAATTACTGCGGGAAACCTAGGTACATCAGACCTAGCTACCAATCAAACCACTGCCGAAGCCAGTACCATCAAGGGTAAATTGGCGAAGAGTACCGTAATTACCTTAGCGGGTAATGATGGAGTTGCAGGAAATGCTGACGATCAGAGAATCGGTATTGTCGGTGCAACAACTCCCACCTTGGCGAATATTTCTTCTAGTGGCAGTATTGGAATCTCGCCATCTAATCCGACTGATTACGATGCTCTAGCCGCCGAGATTCAAGCTACGGTAAATATTCTCAAGGCTCAAGGTATCAATAAAATCATTTTGCTGTCACATATGCAGCAGTTCAACATTGAACGCGATGAGCTTGCTCCTCGCTTACGTGATGTGGATATTATCCTTGCAGGTGGATCAAACACATTGCTGTCAGATAGTAATGATGTTTTGCGATCGGGTGATGCTAGCGATGGTGTTTACCCAGTTGTGAGAACTGGAGCCGATGGCAATCCTGTGCTGGTCGCGAATACCGATGGGAACTACAAGTATGTTGGTCGCTTAGTCACTGAGTTTGACAGTAATGGCATTCTCAATGTCAACTCACTCAATAGCAGCATCAATGGAGCCTATGCTACGGATGAAGCAGGTGTCGATCGCGTTTATGGTACTGATGTAAATCCAAGAGACGTGGCGAATCCTAATGTTGTGGCAATCACCGATGGTATCCGCAATGTCATTGCTACGAAGGACAATTTGATTGTGGGCAAATCAAGCGTATTCCTGAATGGAACCCGTGATGATGTGCGTACTCAAGAAACCAATTTTGGGAATCTCACTGCTGATGCCAACCTCTGGCTAGCTAAGCAAATCGATCCTACCGTTGTCATTTCCCTAAAAAATGGTGGTGGCATCCGCGACAACATTGGCGTAGTTTCGGCATCATCTGGTGCAGTCAATAGTGATGATATTCAGAAACTACCAACGCAGCCCAATCCCCTTGCGCCAAACAAACAAACTGGTGATGTCTCTCAGTTGGATGTTGAGAATTCCCTACGGTTTAATAATGGTTTGAGCTTGATCACGGTTACGGCGCAACAACTTCAGTGGGTAATCGAACATGCTGTGGCTGGGACTCGTCCTGGTAGTACTCCTGGGCAGTTCCCACAAGTTGGCGGCTTGAAATTTAGCTTTGACCCCACCAAAACAGCGATCGCCTTTAATAGTAGTACAGGCGAAGTCACCACCCAAGGCAGTCGAGTTCAAAATCTGGTCGTACTCAATGATGATGGCTCGATTAAGGATGTAATTGTTCGCGATGGTGTATTGGTTGGCGATGCAAGCCGCACCTTCCGCATGGTGACCTTGAACTTCCTCGCAGGAACAAGCAGTACAGGTGGACTTGGTGGTGATAACTATCCATTCCCTAAATTTGTGAGAGACAATGCGGCGATCGCTAATCGTGTAGATTTACGCGGTGAATCGATTGACCTCAATGGTAACGGTGTGGTTGACCCAGCGCTTGCTTTAGCAGCAGGAAAGTTTACTTTTGCCGCAGCAGGATCTGAGCAGGACGCATTTGCCGAATACCTCGGTGATCAGTTTAGTACTAATCCTTTCAATGCTACGGATGTTGCCGCTAACCTTGATACACGCATCCAAAATCTCAGCGTCCGCCAAGATCAGGTGCTTACACAGGTCACCAACTATGAGTTTACTAACTTGCCAACCTTGGGGACAGCTTCTAATGGACAACAAATCTCACTGGGTGGCTTCTCTGGCTTGTACTTCCAAGGACTCGCCGATAATGGCAATCTCAAGTTTGTCACTAACACCGATCGCGGCCCCAATGGCGATCCAACGGGAGCAAATAGACCTTTTTACTTGCCTAACTTCCAACCCGAAATCGTCAGCTTTGAGCTTAACCGCACTACTGGCGAAATCACGATTACTAATCGCACTGGTTTATTCCGTCCCGATGGTACAACTCCCTTAACAGGATTGCCCAACCTGCAAGCAGGAACTAATGGAACTGCCTATACCGATGAAATTGCTGTTGATCTCAATGGCAATGTTCTGCCCAACGATCCTTTGGGTGCTGATTTAGAAGGAATTGCCGTTGCCGCCAATGGTGATTACTGGATGGTGGATGAATACCGTCCCGCTATTTATCACTTTGATGTGAATGGGAAACTCCTCGATCGCTTCATCCCTCAAGGTACTGCAACAGCACCAAATCCTGATGCACCTGCTGGAACCTTCGGTACAGAAGCATTACCCTCAGTCTACGCTCAACGCCGCAATAATCGAGGCTTTGAAGCTGTGGCTCTAGAAGGCAACAAGCTTTATGCCTTTATTCAGAGTGCGATCGACAATCCTGATAATGCTGGCGATACGACTTCTAGAAACTCACGGAATTTGCGGATTTTGGAATTTGACACGGTTTCCAAAGCTGTAATTGGCGAATACATTTATCTCCTAGACAGTATTTCTGCAAGTGGTAATGCCAAAACCGACAAACTTGGCGATGCTGTTTCCCTTGGGAATGGCAAATTCGCCGTTGTCGAACGCGATGACCTAGCGACTTCTGCTTCCAACAAATTGATTTATCAAATTGATTTGGGCGCAGCAACCAATATCTACAATGCTAGCTTTACCTTCCCAGCAGGCAAAACAGCGATCGAGCAGCTAACTCCTGCCGAACTCGCCAGCGCTGGCATTAATGTTGTCTCGAAGAGCCTGATCGCTAATGCCGCTCAATATGGTTACACAGGTGTAGAAAAACTAGAAGGTCTAGCACTGATTGGACCCAACCAACTGGCTCTAATTAATGACAACGATTTCAATGTTTCTGGCAATACACCAACCGAGAAGCTAGGAATTCTTGAGTTGAGCAAAACCTTGCCTGTTTCTGCGATCGACTTCAGTGGCGCTAACTACATAGTTACCGAAGGCAATGGTTCCACAACGGTAACCGTTCGCATCACAAGAACAGGCGATGTATCGGGAACAAGTACTGTAGAACTACAATTGAATGATGGTACGGCAACGGGCAGCGTGATTCCGCCGACTTTTGCTCAAACCCAAGGTGCTAGCAGTTCTGCAACTCCCTATCTAGTTCCTACGGCAGCAGGTGTCAGCTTCACATCAATTTTGACCGCAGGTGATAGCATCGGTGGCTATAGGATGGCGGGTATTCCTGACGGACTTGGTTCCTATGACAATGGCGATGGTACATTTACTGTTTTGATGAATCATGAGATTCCCAATACTGGTGGTGTCAATCGCGATCATGGCTCTAAAGGCGCATTTGTCTCCAAGTGGGTAATTAACAAGTCCGATCTTTCAGTTGTGAGTGGTGACGACCTAATTCAAAATGTCAATACTTGGAATGGTTCTAACTTTGTCCAAGGCACAACTGCTTTCTCTCGATTCTGTTCTGCGGATTTAGCCCCTGTTTCTGCTTTCTATAACAGTGCCACTGGGCTAGGGACTCAAGAGCGCATCTTCTTAAATGGAGAGGAGTCTGGTCCTGAAAGTCGCGCCTTTGGTCATATTGCTACAGGCTTAAATGCTGGTACTACTTATCAATTGCCTTACCTTGGTAAATTCAGTTGGGAAAATGCCGTAGCCAGCATCACTGCAAGTGACAAAACTGTCGTTGCAGGGATGGATGACAGTACTGGTGGTCAGGTTTACTTCTATGTCGGGAACAAAACTAACACTGGTACTGAGATTGATAAGGCTGGACTCAACAACGGTAAGTTGTTTGGCATTAAAGTAGATGGACTAACATCAGAAACCAATGCTACTACTCTGGCTTCTGGGACAAGGTTTGCGCTAGCGGATTTAGGAAGCGTTGAAAATACAACAGGTGCAGCACTGGAAACCGCTAGTAATGCTGCTGGTGCGACCAACTTCCTTAGACCTGAAGATGGTGCATGGGACCCTTCCAATCCCAAGGATTTCTACTTCACTACCACCAATAGTTTTACTGGACCTAGCCGTCTCTGGAGACTGCGTTTCGACGATCCGACAAATCCTGAGTCAGGTGGAACTGTAGAAATGGTGCTTGATGGGACAGAAGGTCATAAGATGTTTGACAACTTCACCATCGATCGCTATGGGCATATCCTGCTCCAAGAAGATATTGGAGGGCAAGATGCCCTTGGCAAAATCTGGCAGTACGATATTGCCACCGATAAACTCACCCAAATCGCTCAACACGATCCATCACGATTTGTACCTGGAGCTGCTAATTTCTTGACTCGCGACGAAGAATCATCGGGCATTATTGATGCTCAAGATATTCTCGGTGCAGGTTGGTTCTTGCTCGATGTTCAGGCTCACTACAGTATTCCAGGGGAACTCTATGAAGGCGGACAACTGTTAGCTTTCTTCAATCCTGATACTTACAAGGCTTCCTTGTTGGACTACAACAACAAGCCCATTACGGTAACCTTTGCTGCTGGTGAAACCTTTAAGGATGTGCAGATTCCAATTGTGGGAGATACCAATCCTGAAGGTAATGAAACCATCAACTTGAGTCTCAAAAATCCTAGTTCTGGAACATTAATCGGGATCAATCAACCCAAGGCAGTTTTGACAATTCTCAATGATGATGTCAATAATGCTCCAGTTCTGACAGGTACACCTGCAACTCTTGCTGCTGGTAAAGAAGACACAACCTATAAGATCTTAGCGGCTGATCTACTAGCTGGCTTTACCGATGCGAATGGCGATGTCCTTTCTGTATCTGGCCTAACTGCTACCAATGGCACTTTAATTGACAACCGCGATCGCACCTACAGTTTCACCCCCAATGCTAACTTCAATGGCACGGTTAACTTGAGCTACAACGTTGTCGATGGAAAGGGCGGCTCAATTGCTGCAACCCAAACCATTGCGATCGCTGCGGTCAACGATGCACCAGTCGGCACGGTATCGATTTCAGACACCACACCAACAGAGACCCAAACCCTTGTTGCTAGCAACTTATTCACAGATGTTGATGGTTTAACTAACGCTGTCTTTAACTATCAGTGGCAACAATCAGATGTTGGCGGTGGTGTAACATTCACCAACATCGTAGGCGCGACCAACAGCACCTTCACCCCCACTCAAGCTCAGGTCAATCGCCAATTGCGTGTGGTAATGAGCTACACCGATGACCAAGGTACAGTGGAAACTCTTACCTCAGCGCCAACCATCGTCACTGGTGACTTTTATGTCGGTACTTCAAGTGTCAATGCTTTCACAGGCACTAACGGTCAGGACATCATTGCTGGACTTGGCAACAACGATATTCTGAATGGTCTTGATGGTGATGATATCTTCCGCTATACCATTGGTGATGGCAAAGATATCGTTGATGGTGGTGCTGGTAACGATACCTTGAATATTCTCGGTACAGATAATTCCGAATCTCTGAGTGTAGTTTTCAATGGAACGCCAGTTTCAATAATTGCAGGTGGGACAGTAACCAACGTTGAATCGGTAACTGTTGACCTACTAGGTGGTATCGACACCCTTTTCTATGGTTCAACTACAGCCGACTTAACTATCAACCTAAACACTGGTGTGGCATCTGGCTTTACAGCGATCGCAAATATCGAGAACGTCACAGGCGGATTCGGGAACGACATCATCACTGGTAACAGCGGCAATAACACTCTTCGTGGTGAATTTGGTAACGATATCCTAGATGGTGGTTTAGGAGCAGACATCTTAATTGGTGGAGCGGGCAATGATACTTACATTGTTGATAACATCAATGACACTATCTCTGATTCATCTGGAACTGATACCGTTCTTTCGAGTATTGACTGGACTTTTGCTGGTAGCACTCTTGAGAATCTAACTCTCACTGGCAACAGCGATATCAACGGTACTGGTAATGGACTACAAAATGCGATCGTTGGCAATAGCGGCAACAACATACTCAATGGTGGCAGTAATGCAGATTCTCTAACTGGTGGTGCTGGTAACGACACCTACATTGTGGACAATGTTGGTGATGTGGTCAACGAGCTAGCCAATGAGGGAACTGACACTATTCTCTCAAGTGTCACGCGCACCTTGGAAGCCAATGTGGAAAACCTCACGCTGACAGGCGGTAGTACGATTAATGGAACTGGTAACGATCTTAATAACATCATTACTGGAAACAGTCGGAACAACATCCTTGATGGTGGAGTTGGTGCAGATGCACTCATTGGTGGTCTAGGCAATGACACTTACATCATCGATAACTTGGGTGATTCAATTACTGAGGAATTGAATCAAGGTACAGACTTGGTAAGATCCAATGTGTCTTGGACTCTAGGAGAAAACCTTGAGAACTTGACTCTAACTGGTAGTGCAAACATCAATGGTACTGGCAATAGCGTCAATAACGTTATTACAGGCAATGATGGCAACAATATTCTCAGTGGCGGATTCGGTAACGATTCTCTAACTGGCGGTTTAGGAGCAGATGTACTTGTTGGTGGATTTGGCAATGACACATTGTTCCTCGGTCTCAATGATGGAGCCACGGATCGAGTCGTCTATAACCTCGGTGATGATAGCGACGTGGTGAATCAATTCCTACGTGGAGTTGGAGGCGATCTGCTCCAGTTCAATAACATCGCTGCCATTGACGTACGTACTGTTGGTGGCAACACTCAGTTCCGTTTAGGTGATGGTGTTACTGGCAACGGTAATTTTGGTAATGGTTCGCTCCTGCTAACCTTGAATGGAGTCACTGGATTTGCTTCTAGCAATATCAATGACAACATCCTAGCTGGTTCCACTCCTACAACTTTCAACTTTAGTTAG